Genomic DNA from Shewanella woodyi ATCC 51908:
GTAACTGAAAAAAGGTCTTATCAGCTGCTGTTACTGCTGTTTCATCAAAAAATGTCATAGTAGCTAACATTCACATTACATAATAGATTGTCGACAATATAGCCAAGTTATAAGTAAAGGTCAATTAAACAGCCTTAAATTGTCGACAATCAATTAAGCGTTTAAATAGGAAGGGACTAGTAGAGAAGAGTTGTTTGGGTATAATGGCCAGCTAAGTGACTCCAGTTAAAGGCTAGCATGCAGACAGTCAGTTCAAACGAACTATTATCCACACTAAGTAAAGTGACCATTATAGGCAATGCAAACGGAAAGTTAGATATCCCATCAAGTGGTGCCACCTTTATTTTTAACGGTACCAAGCCTGATAATAACCAAAGTGGAAAAGCCGAAACCCTGATTAATATCTCCAATGGCCCATTTGCTGGCTCAACCTGCCCTTTTGTTATCTCTGGCTCATTAGATGAACATGATAGCGAATCCCTCACGCTTCAACTTATCGAGATCGCGCAATCATTAGAGAAAGAGCTTAACTGTTGGCCATCAACTGGACTAGTGACCATAGTTCTGATGAGTAGGCTCTCTACACAGATAGAGGTAAAGCGTATGTCGCTACTACCAAGTCTTAAACGTGAAATGGAGATGCCAATAGAGGAGCACTTACCCTGCATGGTTCACAACTGGCTTGGTGAGCGCCGCATTGCCTTAGCCATATCGGTGCCTAATCTTAGCTGGCCGGAATTACAGTTAACTCAACCTTTATCCAAAGAAGCATTAGATAATCAAATCGAGCTAACAGACTATAATCGATGCCCCTTTGAACTGCTCACTCAGGTTCATCGACATGCACACAATGAGCTTACGTCATCAGCGGACATGCTCAATATATTAAGTTACCTATCTACAACTCATATTGAGCTTTGGTTACAACATTCAACTCAAGAGAAGCTATTGAGCTGTGAGCTGATGTTCTTTAACCAAACACCGGAGCAAACGGCTTCCTTTTGGTATTTAGTTGATAACCAAGCATCACAATACTTAGATGATATTCGTCATCGACTCGCCTATTGTCAGCAAGTGTTCAATGAATAGTAGGAAAAGAGCGAAAAAATATAGGTGCTAGCTAACTTCCACTATCTAGCACCGTTTCTCTCCCACAACGTAAAAATCAGATACACGCCCGCCAAAGGAAGCAGAGGAAGAATAGTTAACAGTAAAGCAAGAGGAATAGAGTCAACATAATAACGGATGAGGCACAGAATAATTATCACCAACACCGGGTGTGTATAAAATAAGCCTCGAATCGTCCTTGCATAAATGCTCTTGCTAACCTCAGCCCCTGGCAAACTTGCCAGCATCAACCCGAACCAAGTTATACAACCAAATAAAGTAGCAATGCCACATGCAATCTTAAGAAATAGTTCCAAGTATTAGCTCACCCAGTGCCATTGCAGTTTTCAGTTAAGTCCAAATTCCACTCTAGCGTATTCCAAGGACTTTTAGGATCACCAGTCAGCCTTCTAACTACGTCCATCTCATCCTTAGCAAAGGACTCAGTAGCATCATTACGCCAAAATTGGCGACCTGCAATATAACTTAATGCGAAGCTATGCCAACTGTCGTAAGATTGTTGAACCCTTAGAGAAATTTGCTTAATTTTTTCCCAACACTCATCCTCAGAAAACAGACCTAATGAAGCTCCCCAACGACAGATAGACACATAGCGACCATCATCCCACGCACCAATTCCGCCAATATTAAGTGTATGTCGATAATTTCTCACCAGTTGTAAACAGCTCTGCCTATCGACATTATGGGAATGAGCGTCAATATAGGCATCAATGGCGCTTTCAGATAACGTGTTGAGGTGATCTTGCATCTGCATATAGGAGCGGTTATGGCCCTCCTCACGTAACCATTTCAGCATATTGAGGTACTCTTCTCGTGTTTCAATACCCCAATCACGCATCATCATATGTTTTAAATCTTTGATATCCTCATCGCTCGTACCGTGGTGATGTAGCACATCGTGTCGTAACTCATTCATCTCGGTTAGCAACGCACTGACAGCTAACCCCCATAGCTTTACCGATGACAAGTTATCAGGGTTATAACCACTCTGCTCTGAGCTATTCATGAGTATCGCTCCTTTGATTGCTCATCTTTTCAATCTCTAATTTATAATCAGCCACAGTTTCAAGGGCTCCATCAGCATTCAAAAAGGCGCTCATTGCCAATTCAGCATTATCTAAATCCGAAACTTCACATGCTAACTTCAACCACTCTAAAGCCGATGTTCGAAACCCTGTATTATAATCAACAGCCGACTTAAAAAATGCCATCGCCTCTTTATATAACCCTAAATGACGATGGCAAACTCCTTGACGATATAAAGCACCAGAGAAGTTAGGCGCAGCTTGTAGCACCTTGTTTAAATCACCCGCTGCAGCTTTATAGCTTTGAGCTGAAATGAGCAATATCGAACGAATGGAATAGTAGATCCAAGGTCTATCATCCAAAGCAATTGCACGGTTAATGCTATTTAGCGCCTCCTCTTGCATCTCCAAATAACGCTGAGCATCCGCCAATAAAGCAAATACTCTGGCGCTATCTGGCGTTAGCATACAGGCCTTTTTGAGTAGAGACAGTGCTTCTTCATACTCTTTATGCTCAATGTAAAAGTCTGCTAATTGAACTAAAGAGTCATACCCATTAGTGCCCTCATCTTCAGCCTTCATTAACGCTGTCATATAAGCGACTTCTGCTTTTTCAGCCTGTTTTGTCGCCTCATATGCCAAACCTAACATATGGTGAAGCTCACTATTTCGATAATTAAACACTTGCTCAATATCAGAGACAAATAACCACCTGAACAATACAGAAAAAATGCTACCTTTGACTAAACGAGAGGTATTTTCAAATATAGGTTTAGTTTTATCAATAATCCCCTCAAGAAACTCAATGCATTCAGTGTATGCACCAATTTCTAAATACCCCTCAGCGATCTGTTTATGGGCTTTGGCACTATTTGGCTGCTCAACAAGTAGATCAAAGCTATGCTTAATCAATTTCTGGTTTATCTGAATTAATTGAATACGTGCTTCTACATCAAAAGGCACTTGCAACAAGGCTTGCTCATACAAACACTTCGCAGAAAAAAGATCATTAAGTTCTAAATAACAGCCAGCCAAGCCCTTTAATGCTATACCATGACTTTCATCTAGGGCTAAAACTGCTTTGTAGCTATGTGCAGCTTCACTAAACCGCTTCTGTCTATAGTCTATATTGCCTTTGTTTAAGTAACCCTCCACCCTATTAGGATGTTCTACCACTAACTTCTTGCAGTAAGCTGATGCTTGTGAAGGGCTTTGTAGGTTTTGATAATAGAGAAATAATAAGCGATCTAATTCAAAGTCTTGTACACAGAACTTATTAAGCTCGGTGATCAACTCATCACCATTTCCTTGTTTATTAAGCACCAGATACTCTAAATGCTCTCGCTTTGACAGGTATGACTCAACATCATTTATCAGGCTTGGATCAGAAAAGTCGACACCTTGGTAACTTAAGCTCCATTTAGCACGGCTAAATCGGTCAAATACGCTATCGATGAACTCTTCACTAAATTCACGTTTCAATGCAAGGTAATTGTCATACCAAGAGAAGCGTTTCTCTAGATAGTTGAAGATATTTTCAGGAATAAAAGGATAGTGGCCAATAAAGTTAAAAAGCCAAAATGCAGTGTTCTGTTTAACCTCGATGTTCCATTGCTCACCCCCGTCAAGTGCTAGCTTCCATAGTGACAGTTGTACTCTCGAATCAAAATGACCATAGAGTTCAATAATCTTTCTCTGCAACTGCTCAAAAATCCTTTTGGACTCATCAAAATCTAGCTCATTAACAGTGATAGGCTCCTGCTGAGGCTCATCTTGCTCCATTGATTTTTCAACTGTTGGGGTTAAATCTATCTCCTGAGATGAGATAAATACTTCACCTACAGAGAGACACTTTGCTTGCGCTAATGCATCTTCTAACGCAGCTCTTAAGGTTTTGAAGCCTTCAGGATCATCTTCTGGATGGTGTAATCTTAACTGTTTTGCATAAGCCCGTTTAATTAACATCTTATCGACAGTAGGCGAGATCCCAATACGTTCCCAACAGCTCATCGTTAAATCCTTTTAAGTTCAATTTGAGAAAACTCATCATTTATCCTAACTAATGCCCGTTTGATCTCTTTAGGGTTTTGCTCATTGACTAACCTCTCAAATTGCAAAAGTCGCTCACTAATTAGCTCTCGAGTCTCTCCTAATGATTGTTCAAATAAACGCTCACCTCTGGCTATAAGCATGCGATTGTCGAGTTTGTCCCTAGGGTGGATTTTAAGTGTTTCTAGCTCAAGTAAACGCGCTCTAACCTCCGTATCAGAAAGATGGCAGTCATCGTTTTTTATCACTAAATTTTCTCGTTTCCCCGTTGATTGAACGCAAGTATCCACAGCTAAAATACCATTAATGTCATAGGTATAACGGACAGTAACCAGTTGTTCACCTGTGGGAGCGGGTTCGAGATCAATAATAAGCTCTCCAAGCTTAATGTTATCCCGTACCAAACGGCTCTCTCCTTGATAGATACACAAGCACATGCTTGGTTGATTATCAAAGCAAGTTGAAAAAACCTCTTCTCTACTCACAGGGATCACCGTATTACGTTCAATAATCGGCGTATAAAAGCCTGCTTCATATTGCTGATCTCTTGTCGTTCTCACCGTTTCAACTCCTAATGAATAGGGGCACACATCGGTAAGCACCACATCAGATAACGTAGCATCGCGCGCCTTGAGTCCTGCTTGTACTGCGGCGCCAAGGGCTACAACCTCATCAGGATTATGGTGACTTGTGGGCAATCGACCAAACATCTTGGCCACTAGTGAGCGAACCATAGGCATACGCGTTGCGCCGCCAACAAGAATGATCTCTTTAAGATCGGAAGGAGACATTGCAGCATCGTTTAATGCACGTTCAATGGGTTGGCGAATGCAGTTTATTAACGGTGCTGATAGTTGTTCAAATTCATCACGGTTTAAACACCAAGATAGCTCTCTATGATTTAGCTCAATCTCAAAACTGGCTTGATTGTTATTCGTTAACGCACGCTTGAGCTGCTCTATCTTCCACCTAAGCTTACTTCTCTCTTTTAATGCCAACACATCAAGCTGGTGAGTTTGAATAAATGATTCCAACATCAAATCTACAAAGTCTTCACCACCCAATGCATTATGGCCAGCGGTAGCATTGACCTCCATAATTCCCGCAATTAGGCTCAAAACAGAGACATCGAATGTCCCGCCACCTAAATCAAAGATAAGAAAGCTGCACTCCTCATCTTGACGGTGTAATCCATAACTAAGCGCAGCTGCGGTAGGCTCATTAATTAATCTTTCAACCTTTAGACCCGCTAACTCCCCCGCTACCTGCGTGGCTCTTCTCTGTTGATCGCTAAAATAGGCAGGAACACTTATAACGGCTTCTGCAATAGGTTGTCCCAAAAAGACTTCAGCATCCGTCTTAAGTTCACGCAACACAAAAGATGAGAGAACTTCTGGACGGAACAGAGTCTCGCTACCAAAATCATAAATTTTATCGGAGCCCATATAACGCTTAAAAATTGCCGCTGTTTTATGGGGGTGAGTAATAAGTCGCTCTTTGGCAACTGCACCGACTAAGACTTGATTGTTATCATCTAAGCCAACAACCGAGGGCGTTAAATTATCGCCAAATGCATTGGGGATGATGACCGCTTTCTCACCATCCCAATAGGACACCAAACTGTTTGTTGATCCTAGATCTATGCCTATAATTAATGACATATTCCCCTCCGTGGGATGTATTATCTAAAAAACACTATAGGTAAGTATCAATATGCATAGTGCTGTATTGACAGAATAATTCACCAGGTATTAAGTACCCACGTTGTAAACAATCATCCAATGTTGGAACATAACATTCATCATAAGGGTCGAATGCGATTTTATATGAGTTGAATTGCTTGGTTTTAAATCTCAAAACTAACTCTTGAAAAAATAGCTTCTCTTGCTCATTTGGGAAACGTGGATGATGGCCTAATTGTTCATAACCGGCCCCCTTCCAAAATAGAAGCAATGCAGTACCTGCATCACATAATGGATGGTCTATAAAAGCATATAAGCTTTTAATACAGTTATTATCCCAGTTATAGTTATCTGCGACAGCATGGATCTCCTCAATGCTTTGAAGCTCCTCAATTGTAATTACTTCACATTCAGAAATAGGAAACTGCTTAGCCATATACATGACAGAATCGTAATCCTTACCCTTTTCAGCTACAGCTTCCCTCCAAACATCCTTGCTTGGTATACACCCACATTCAAAACATATACTTGCTCGTTTTCCTTGCTCTTTTGTCAGCTTTTTGGCCATCAATTTACTTCCTTTTAAAATAGCTATATAAATAAAAGCTAACCGTTAATTATCAAGTGAACTTTAAATTGACAAAATAAGATACAACTTAATGATAAATAACAATAAACCACTAAGACGATTTTAAACTTCTAGCTTCTTACCATTAACAAAGCAGTTAGGTAACTCAGTTCTCAATAAAGCCAATTCTTTTTGCGTTGCGGCGGTAGTTAAATACTTTAGTTTTTTTAATTTCTTTAGCTTATTAACGGTTGAACTATCTTTTATCAACTTAGATTCACTTAAATTTAAAATAACAACATTACTACTGTCATTAAGAGAATCTAGGTTTTTCAAATTAGAATTCCCACCAACAGAGAGATATAAAACACTATCTAATCGTCTCAAAAAACTGAAATCCAACAATTTATTACACTTGTATAGATCCACATATTTCAAATTATTTTCAGTTGGTACATAAAGTTCTGTCAATTTAGGTGAATTCATCACAACCAACCCCTCTAACAGTCTATTTATTGATAACCGCTCAAGCTTTCTACACCTGAGTATTTCAAGCTTTGCAGGTTTCTCACCTAACAGAATGAAATCAAATTCTACACTTTTATCGTCATCAATAATCAAACTGTCTTTTAATAAGTGCTCGCTTCTTTTTTTTAATAAATCTTGGACACTGTTTTCCTGCTCCAAGCTAATATTAAAGGCTCCTTCTGTAAAATATTTATCTCGAAGTAACATTATTAATGATGAATAATCTTTCTCTGATAAAACTTGTTCATAAAACAACTTTTCAATATCTTTAATCTTTTCAATTGTGGGAGCAGAATTCACCCACTTTATAGAATGAGGATCTTCATTAATTGCTTCCAAAGTTGTTTGCCGACTTTTTATATACGTTCTAAACATTTGAATATCCATAAGCACTCTTAATTAAAATAGGGGTTTGTGAAATCGATATTACCATTGCCATCAGTATATGTACTCCATTTGTCTGCAGAAACCGAACGCCAACCAGAAGTTTTATTGGGAAGTGGAACCCCTTCAGAGTCAAGGCCTATTTGTTTCTGCTCAAAAAAACGTCTCACTCGACGAGCACCTTGCTCTGTTCTTCCTGGTGCATTGACTTGAGTAAACGTAACTTCTCTTCCCGGTGGTAATCGGCCATCTCTAATGTGATCAGCCATTCTGGAATTAAAATTATTTGTTGAACCAGTATATTGATTACCTCTATTATCTCTAAAGCTATAAGTACCAGCACCTTCTGGTGCGTCTACAGCACTGTTAATTTGGTGAGTCTGCGGAGCTTCTGCAGTCGGGCAAGCTGCTAACCCAAACGGATCAACCCATTCCATGGGGTTATGTACATAGGCTTGGGTTCTTAGTCCACCCGCCATGCCTATGGGATCTGGGCTTAAGTATTGGCAAGTTTCAGGGTCATAATATCTGTGACGGTTGTAATACAGACCTGTTTCGGAATCAAACACTTGACCTTGATACCTAAGGT
This window encodes:
- a CDS encoding DUF4274 domain-containing protein — encoded protein: MAKKLTKEQGKRASICFECGCIPSKDVWREAVAEKGKDYDSVMYMAKQFPISECEVITIEELQSIEEIHAVADNYNWDNNCIKSLYAFIDHPLCDAGTALLLFWKGAGYEQLGHHPRFPNEQEKLFFQELVLRFKTKQFNSYKIAFDPYDECYVPTLDDCLQRGYLIPGELFCQYSTMHIDTYL
- a CDS encoding J domain-containing protein, which produces MSCWERIGISPTVDKMLIKRAYAKQLRLHHPEDDPEGFKTLRAALEDALAQAKCLSVGEVFISSQEIDLTPTVEKSMEQDEPQQEPITVNELDFDESKRIFEQLQRKIIELYGHFDSRVQLSLWKLALDGGEQWNIEVKQNTAFWLFNFIGHYPFIPENIFNYLEKRFSWYDNYLALKREFSEEFIDSVFDRFSRAKWSLSYQGVDFSDPSLINDVESYLSKREHLEYLVLNKQGNGDELITELNKFCVQDFELDRLLFLYYQNLQSPSQASAYCKKLVVEHPNRVEGYLNKGNIDYRQKRFSEAAHSYKAVLALDESHGIALKGLAGCYLELNDLFSAKCLYEQALLQVPFDVEARIQLIQINQKLIKHSFDLLVEQPNSAKAHKQIAEGYLEIGAYTECIEFLEGIIDKTKPIFENTSRLVKGSIFSVLFRWLFVSDIEQVFNYRNSELHHMLGLAYEATKQAEKAEVAYMTALMKAEDEGTNGYDSLVQLADFYIEHKEYEEALSLLKKACMLTPDSARVFALLADAQRYLEMQEEALNSINRAIALDDRPWIYYSIRSILLISAQSYKAAAGDLNKVLQAAPNFSGALYRQGVCHRHLGLYKEAMAFFKSAVDYNTGFRTSALEWLKLACEVSDLDNAELAMSAFLNADGALETVADYKLEIEKMSNQRSDTHE
- a CDS encoding Hsp70 family protein — encoded protein: MSLIIGIDLGSTNSLVSYWDGEKAVIIPNAFGDNLTPSVVGLDDNNQVLVGAVAKERLITHPHKTAAIFKRYMGSDKIYDFGSETLFRPEVLSSFVLRELKTDAEVFLGQPIAEAVISVPAYFSDQQRRATQVAGELAGLKVERLINEPTAAALSYGLHRQDEECSFLIFDLGGGTFDVSVLSLIAGIMEVNATAGHNALGGEDFVDLMLESFIQTHQLDVLALKERSKLRWKIEQLKRALTNNNQASFEIELNHRELSWCLNRDEFEQLSAPLINCIRQPIERALNDAAMSPSDLKEIILVGGATRMPMVRSLVAKMFGRLPTSHHNPDEVVALGAAVQAGLKARDATLSDVVLTDVCPYSLGVETVRTTRDQQYEAGFYTPIIERNTVIPVSREEVFSTCFDNQPSMCLCIYQGESRLVRDNIKLGELIIDLEPAPTGEQLVTVRYTYDINGILAVDTCVQSTGKRENLVIKNDDCHLSDTEVRARLLELETLKIHPRDKLDNRMLIARGERLFEQSLGETRELISERLLQFERLVNEQNPKEIKRALVRINDEFSQIELKRI
- a CDS encoding DUF1266 domain-containing protein — protein: MNSSEQSGYNPDNLSSVKLWGLAVSALLTEMNELRHDVLHHHGTSDEDIKDLKHMMMRDWGIETREEYLNMLKWLREEGHNRSYMQMQDHLNTLSESAIDAYIDAHSHNVDRQSCLQLVRNYRHTLNIGGIGAWDDGRYVSICRWGASLGLFSEDECWEKIKQISLRVQQSYDSWHSFALSYIAGRQFWRNDATESFAKDEMDVVRRLTGDPKSPWNTLEWNLDLTENCNGTG